From a single Okeanomitos corallinicola TIOX110 genomic region:
- a CDS encoding O-linked N-acetylglucosamine transferase, SPINDLY family protein, whose product MINQLGKNQEGYQYIIQGNYQKAASYFEKAIENEPEIKINYWYLGLCLILQGEEEEATLTWFLGMGETEDEAEIELWTLELSQVLREEAERQEQLDEKKLAWTIRQHLRNINPTDINNLFASIRLAIALEILDDDYLDELNIIEILESVPDYHTIDSNLVVKVTQEILEFTPLEKHGVDLIRIFTNIIKTQGQNINEFIYAIIAGSVKIMSFFTRHSYAAQILEVLLSIAPEEPEILIPLSTAYQNARQHLEGINTAKKLVLYSETLAQKIFANHVLIRALMTSTGYWGEACAAINRQKELISALIEESPIIEDDLFVLRLFTSMFFLPYFQDEPEKIRPLQNELMNLSLKNIEISSQDTINKYRYNQPINSKKDKVLKIAYMSSCLRQHSVGWISRWLFTHHNREEFKIYSYIIRPTANDNGLQEWFIEKSDQSSSFSSNDKRELIEQIQKDEIDILIDLDSMTFDYAAEVLAIKPAPIQVTWLGWDAAGLSTIDYFIADDYVLPENAQDYYQEKIWRLPQTYVAVDGFEVNVPTLRREELDIPDDAIIYFVTQSGYKRHIDHSKLQVEIIKQVPNSYLLIKGYADEEATQKFYEEIAELKGVDINRFKFLPIMATEAIHRANLTIADVVLDTFPYNGATTTLETLWREIPLVTKVGQQFAARNSYGMMMNAGITEGIAWSDEEYVEWGVRFGKNENLRKEVTWKLKQGKKNAPLWNGKQFTREMEKAYRQMWEIYVDNLDK is encoded by the coding sequence ATGATTAATCAGTTAGGGAAAAATCAAGAAGGCTACCAATATATTATCCAAGGTAATTACCAGAAAGCAGCCAGTTACTTTGAAAAAGCTATTGAAAATGAACCAGAGATTAAGATTAATTACTGGTATTTGGGATTATGTTTAATTTTACAAGGTGAGGAAGAAGAAGCTACCCTAACTTGGTTTTTAGGGATGGGTGAAACAGAAGATGAAGCAGAAATTGAACTTTGGACATTAGAATTAAGTCAAGTATTACGGGAAGAAGCGGAACGACAAGAACAATTAGATGAGAAAAAATTAGCTTGGACAATTCGCCAACATTTGAGAAATATCAATCCCACAGATATTAATAACTTATTTGCAAGTATTAGATTAGCAATTGCATTAGAAATATTAGATGATGACTATTTAGATGAGTTAAATATTATTGAAATTCTCGAATCAGTACCTGATTATCATACAATTGACTCTAATTTAGTTGTCAAAGTAACTCAAGAGATTCTAGAATTTACACCTTTAGAAAAGCATGGTGTAGATTTAATTAGAATCTTCACCAATATCATCAAAACTCAAGGTCAAAATATCAATGAGTTTATTTATGCCATCATAGCTGGTTCTGTGAAGATCATGAGCTTTTTCACCAGACATAGTTATGCAGCCCAAATACTTGAGGTGTTATTATCAATAGCTCCTGAAGAACCAGAAATTTTAATTCCCCTCAGTACAGCCTACCAAAATGCACGTCAACATCTTGAAGGAATTAATACTGCGAAAAAGTTAGTTTTATATTCTGAAACTTTAGCACAAAAAATCTTTGCTAATCATGTCTTAATCAGAGCATTAATGACTTCAACAGGGTATTGGGGTGAAGCTTGTGCAGCTATCAACAGACAAAAAGAATTAATCTCCGCATTAATAGAAGAATCTCCAATCATAGAGGATGATTTATTTGTATTACGCTTATTTACTTCGATGTTCTTTTTACCATATTTTCAAGACGAACCGGAAAAAATTCGTCCTCTGCAAAATGAATTAATGAATCTGTCTCTGAAGAATATAGAAATTTCTTCTCAAGATACTATTAATAAATACCGTTATAACCAACCCATCAACAGCAAAAAAGATAAAGTTTTAAAAATTGCTTATATGTCTAGTTGTCTGAGACAACATTCTGTAGGCTGGATTTCTCGCTGGTTATTTACTCATCATAATCGAGAAGAATTTAAGATTTATTCCTATATAATTAGACCTACTGCAAATGACAATGGACTGCAAGAGTGGTTTATAGAAAAATCTGATCAATCATCTAGTTTTAGTTCCAATGATAAAAGAGAACTAATAGAGCAAATTCAGAAAGATGAAATTGATATTTTAATAGATTTAGATAGCATGACTTTTGACTATGCTGCTGAAGTCTTAGCAATTAAACCAGCACCAATTCAAGTTACCTGGTTAGGTTGGGATGCTGCGGGTTTATCAACAATTGATTATTTTATTGCTGATGATTATGTCCTGCCAGAAAATGCCCAAGATTACTATCAAGAGAAAATCTGGCGTTTACCACAAACCTACGTTGCAGTTGATGGTTTTGAGGTGAATGTTCCGACTTTAAGAAGAGAAGAATTAGATATTCCTGATGATGCAATTATTTATTTCGTCACACAAAGTGGTTATAAACGACATATTGACCATAGTAAATTGCAAGTAGAAATTATTAAACAAGTACCAAATAGTTATTTACTAATTAAAGGATACGCTGATGAGGAAGCAACTCAGAAATTTTATGAAGAAATAGCAGAATTAAAAGGTGTGGATATAAATCGCTTTAAGTTCCTACCTATTATGGCTACAGAAGCTATTCACAGAGCTAATCTTACCATTGCTGATGTGGTGTTAGATACTTTTCCCTACAATGGTGCAACCACAACCTTAGAGACTCTGTGGAGAGAAATTCCTTTAGTTACCAAAGTCGGACAACAATTTGCAGCTCGTAATAGTTATGGAATGATGATGAATGCGGGAATTACAGAAGGTATAGCTTGGAGTGATGAGGAATATGTGGAATGGGGTGTGAGGTTTGGTAAAAATGAAAATTTAAGAAAAGAAGTGACTTGGAAATTAAAACAAGGAAAAAAGAATGCACCTTTATGGAATGGTAAACAATTTACCCGTGAAATGGAAAAAGCCTATCGGCAGATGTGGGAAATTTATGTTGATAACTTAGATAAATAG
- a CDS encoding type IV pilin-like G/H family protein — translation MKTELKAKFIQHIIGKKKDSEGFTLIELLVVIIIIGILSAIALPSFLNQANKAKQSEAKTYVGSLNKGQQAYFTEKSTFGTAADVLGVGINTSTVNYDYLSAGGLTRADSSGASKVAVLRSYGGAVEVRPVGGNSNDFTSVAILCENDVPGAVAAIAPTDGTTCAGGSTQVGT, via the coding sequence ATGAAAACTGAACTAAAAGCTAAATTCATCCAACACATCATTGGTAAAAAGAAAGATAGCGAAGGTTTCACCCTGATTGAATTGTTAGTTGTAATCATCATCATCGGTATTCTATCTGCTATTGCTTTACCTTCCTTCTTGAACCAAGCTAACAAAGCTAAACAGTCCGAAGCTAAAACCTACGTTGGTTCTTTAAACAAAGGTCAACAAGCTTACTTCACTGAGAAGAGTACATTTGGTACAGCCGCAGATGTTTTAGGTGTTGGTATTAATACTTCAACTGTTAATTATGACTACCTATCCGCCGGTGGTTTGACACGTGCTGATAGTTCTGGTGCTAGTAAAGTTGCTGTTCTCAGAAGCTATGGCGGTGCGGTAGAAGTACGACCTGTTGGTGGTAACAGCAATGACTTTACTAGTGTAGCTATTCTTTGCGAAAATGATGTTCCTGGCGCTGTTGCTGCTATCGCACCAACTGATGGTACAACTTGTGCTGGTGGTAGTACCCAAGTTGGTACCTAA
- a CDS encoding FkbM family methyltransferase, with protein sequence MPVFVPTLKAQGHLDQVHITICNVGSRKISSADDYGVGDWNIFAPNLTIYGFDADADACEEAEAELEARGINWTEKHIPLALGKSVGESTLYVTKDHACSSLYKPNEPFISRFAYLSELMDLDFTIELETTTLDTFCQAEGIDSIDFLQIDVQGADLEVLQGASEILSRGVLGIQIEVEFSPLYLNQPLFADVDIHLRKNGFQLFELASAYCARASSPIISNNRPGQLLWADAFYLQDPIGINFNPAVKEPGKILKLACIADTLGFFDYALELLEYLTINYGDNPKYNFAAVIMKILSELPALVETGLDSLAVVNNIRPYLNK encoded by the coding sequence ATGCCTGTTTTTGTTCCCACCCTGAAAGCACAAGGTCATCTTGACCAGGTTCATATCACTATATGTAATGTCGGTTCTCGCAAAATCTCATCCGCAGATGATTATGGCGTTGGAGACTGGAACATTTTTGCACCCAACTTGACTATTTATGGTTTCGATGCAGATGCAGATGCTTGTGAAGAAGCTGAAGCAGAGTTGGAAGCACGGGGTATAAATTGGACTGAAAAGCATATCCCCCTAGCATTGGGTAAGTCCGTAGGTGAGTCAACTTTGTATGTAACTAAAGATCATGCGTGTAGTTCGCTGTATAAACCTAATGAACCTTTTATCTCACGATTTGCCTATCTATCAGAATTAATGGACTTAGATTTTACGATAGAACTTGAAACCACTACATTAGATACTTTTTGTCAAGCGGAAGGAATTGATAGTATAGATTTTCTTCAGATAGATGTCCAAGGTGCAGATTTAGAAGTTTTACAGGGAGCATCGGAAATTTTAAGTCGTGGAGTGTTAGGAATTCAGATTGAAGTTGAGTTTTCCCCTTTATATTTAAATCAACCTTTATTTGCAGATGTGGATATCCATCTCAGAAAAAATGGTTTTCAATTATTTGAGTTAGCAAGTGCCTATTGCGCTCGCGCTAGTTCACCCATAATATCAAATAATCGCCCTGGACAACTATTATGGGCAGATGCCTTTTATCTACAAGATCCTATAGGGATAAATTTCAATCCTGCGGTGAAAGAACCAGGTAAGATCCTCAAATTAGCTTGTATAGCTGATACTTTGGGATTTTTCGATTACGCGTTAGAATTATTAGAATACTTAACGATTAATTATGGAGATAATCCAAAATACAACTTTGCAGCGGTGATTATGAAAATTTTATCTGAATTACCGGCATTAGTAGAAACCGGGTTAGATTCCTTAGCTGTAGTTAATAATATTCGTCCCTATCTCAATAAATAA
- a CDS encoding class I SAM-dependent methyltransferase encodes MNTSNSELWDKIRNQFDSAPYPNYALDKSPKEEYKYLYIHSLVTAYYLRNQKVIDTKDKIILDAGCGSGYKSLTLAEANPGAKIVGIDISEESVKLAQKRLEYHGFDNAEFYTLSIYDLPQLNYQFDYINCDETLYFFPDIALALTAMKDVLKPEGIIRSNIHSSLQRFGHFRAQKVFSMMGLMDENPGDMEIELVHEIMNSLQENTEIKTKVWNPNKSSSKGKDDQQRILMNYLLQGDKGFNINDMFSAFRTADLEFIKMVNWRQWDLMNLFKEPDNLPAFLGMSLPEASIEEQLQLFELLHPIHRLLDFLCGHPQAGNTFIPIDEWTNTEWENATVHLHPQFNNPIVITNVIACVSEGKTFPIRKDLAVTEDFVYVDSSMALCLFFLLETSLPMMSLVEKWQQFRPLDPLSGEPIEKVKVFQLLQKLLLVLESFDVIMLETKSSL; translated from the coding sequence ATGAATACATCTAACTCAGAACTGTGGGATAAAATTCGTAATCAATTTGATAGCGCACCTTATCCGAATTATGCTTTGGATAAATCACCGAAAGAAGAGTATAAATATCTGTATATTCATAGTTTAGTTACTGCTTATTATTTAAGAAATCAAAAAGTTATAGATACAAAAGACAAAATTATTTTAGATGCTGGATGTGGAAGCGGTTATAAGTCCTTAACTTTAGCAGAAGCTAACCCTGGTGCGAAAATAGTTGGTATTGATATATCAGAAGAATCAGTTAAACTGGCACAAAAAAGATTAGAATATCATGGTTTTGATAATGCTGAATTTTATACTTTATCAATTTATGATTTACCTCAATTAAATTATCAATTTGATTATATCAATTGTGATGAAACTTTGTATTTTTTCCCTGATATAGCTTTAGCATTAACAGCCATGAAAGATGTATTAAAGCCAGAGGGAATTATTCGTAGTAACATCCATAGCTCGCTACAAAGATTTGGTCATTTTCGCGCTCAAAAAGTATTTAGTATGATGGGTTTGATGGACGAAAATCCAGGAGATATGGAAATAGAACTTGTTCATGAAATCATGAATTCTCTACAAGAAAATACAGAAATTAAGACAAAAGTTTGGAATCCTAATAAAAGTTCCTCTAAAGGAAAAGATGACCAGCAAAGAATATTAATGAACTACTTATTACAAGGAGATAAAGGCTTTAATATTAATGATATGTTTTCAGCATTCAGGACAGCAGACTTAGAATTTATTAAAATGGTAAACTGGCGACAATGGGACTTAATGAACTTATTTAAAGAACCAGATAACTTACCTGCTTTTTTGGGGATGAGTTTACCAGAAGCTTCTATAGAAGAACAACTACAGTTATTTGAATTATTACACCCCATTCATAGATTACTAGATTTTTTATGTGGACATCCCCAAGCAGGAAATACCTTTATACCCATTGATGAATGGACAAATACAGAATGGGAAAATGCTACAGTACATCTACATCCACAGTTTAATAATCCCATTGTTATCACAAATGTGATTGCTTGTGTGAGTGAAGGTAAAACTTTCCCAATTCGTAAAGATTTAGCTGTAACAGAGGACTTTGTTTATGTAGATAGTTCAATGGCACTTTGTTTGTTTTTCTTATTAGAAACATCTTTACCGATGATGTCTTTAGTAGAAAAATGGCAACAGTTTAGACCACTTGATCCTTTGAGTGGAGAACCGATAGAAAAAGTTAAAGTTTTTCAATTATTACAAAAGCTGCTGTTAGTCCTAGAAAGTTTCGATGTGATTATGTTAGAAACCAAATCTTCATTGTAG
- the trxB gene encoding thioredoxin-disulfide reductase, with protein MTNSPVENLVIIGSGPAGYTAAIYAGRANLKPVVFEGFQKGGLPGGQLMTTTEVENFPGFPQGITGPELMDNMKAQAERWGAELYTEDVISVDLSQRPFTIRSQEREVKAHSLVIATGATAKRLGLPSETQFWSRGISACAICDGATPCFRGQELAVIGAGDSAAEEAIYLTKYGSLVHLLVRSEKMRASKAMQDRVLSNPKIKVHWHTEAVDVYGKEEMAGVQIINKQTGEESTIKAKGLFYAIGHKPNTELFQGQLELDEVGYISTQDGGVKTSIEGVYAAGDVQDHEFRQAITAAGTGCMAAMLAERWLSAKDLIHEFHQTQVEGTTPHPETEKAETAAEFNLENTRHHGGYALRKLFHESDRVLLVKYVSPGCGPCHTLKPILNKVVDEFDSKIHFVEIDIDQDQDIAANAGIVGTPTVQIFKDKELVKELKGVKQKSEYRQLIESNLS; from the coding sequence ATGACTAATTCCCCTGTCGAAAACTTAGTAATTATCGGTTCTGGTCCCGCTGGATACACCGCCGCTATCTATGCAGGAAGGGCAAATTTAAAACCCGTCGTCTTTGAAGGTTTCCAAAAAGGGGGTTTACCCGGTGGCCAACTGATGACAACTACAGAGGTTGAGAACTTCCCAGGGTTTCCCCAAGGTATCACCGGGCCGGAATTAATGGATAACATGAAGGCACAAGCAGAACGGTGGGGAGCAGAATTATATACAGAAGATGTGATATCCGTTGATTTGAGTCAGCGTCCTTTTACCATCCGTTCCCAAGAAAGGGAAGTAAAAGCCCATAGTTTAGTTATAGCTACCGGTGCAACAGCTAAACGTTTAGGTTTACCAAGTGAAACACAATTTTGGAGTCGGGGAATTTCCGCTTGTGCCATTTGTGATGGGGCAACACCCTGTTTTCGTGGGCAAGAGTTAGCAGTAATTGGTGCGGGAGACTCAGCCGCAGAAGAAGCAATATATTTAACTAAATATGGTTCTTTAGTCCATTTATTAGTCCGTTCTGAAAAAATGCGGGCTTCTAAAGCTATGCAAGACCGGGTTTTGAGTAACCCAAAAATTAAAGTACATTGGCACACCGAAGCGGTAGATGTCTACGGTAAGGAAGAAATGGCAGGTGTGCAAATTATTAATAAACAAACTGGGGAAGAAAGCACTATTAAAGCTAAGGGTTTATTTTACGCCATTGGTCACAAGCCCAATACAGAGCTATTTCAGGGACAATTGGAATTAGACGAGGTGGGGTACATTTCCACCCAAGATGGAGGTGTAAAAACCAGTATAGAGGGAGTATATGCCGCCGGTGATGTCCAAGACCATGAATTCAGACAAGCTATCACCGCTGCGGGAACTGGTTGTATGGCGGCTATGTTAGCAGAAAGATGGTTATCAGCAAAGGATTTAATTCATGAATTCCATCAAACCCAAGTTGAGGGAACAACACCCCACCCAGAAACCGAAAAAGCAGAAACCGCAGCGGAATTTAATTTAGAAAATACCCGCCATCATGGAGGTTATGCGTTAAGAAAATTATTCCATGAAAGCGATCGCGTGTTGTTAGTAAAATATGTGTCTCCTGGTTGTGGTCCCTGTCATACTTTGAAACCAATATTAAATAAAGTCGTGGATGAATTTGACAGTAAAATTCACTTTGTAGAAATTGATATTGACCAAGATCAAGATATTGCTGCTAATGCGGGAATTGTCGGCACACCCACAGTCCAGATATTTAAGGATAAAGAATTAGTGAAAGAGTTAAAAGGAGTCAAACAAAAAAGTGAATATCGGCAGTTAATAGAAAGTAATTTGTCATAG
- a CDS encoding AAA family ATPase, with protein MNQTTLQFIENKNYKNLSLPHPVELDNLNIFIGSNGSGKSNFISCLKFLKDCLTTISDESRGVSSFEDAVSKIGAERILDNSVDSPAVINFSYCFSAIEQNHELKDKNIKLEFNIYVNRKQHILILEREILSDSSGFYFYVFDVNNRNISISDQEGQNHVIEFDSNSNYNRIFKNVSVLGLDVLPLFLESSKLRPYYTPAYKIRRHLIDFISKWQFYNANNMDLNQIRTSEPKIGGRDIYLSASGDNLPLVLDNLIQENIDFEDSINQAMKSILPKTRRLRPIRSGRLSLTVEWYFEDSKEPFYLSEMSDGTVRMLCWATILYSPVLPSLLVIDEPELGLHVSWMPILAEWIKQAARKTQIIITTHSPDLLDHFTDCLENVYCFYSENQTHFSIKRLNQEMLNDKLEEGWELGDLYRVGDPTVGGWPW; from the coding sequence ATGAATCAGACTACTTTACAGTTTATTGAAAATAAAAATTATAAAAATTTGTCTTTACCGCATCCTGTGGAATTAGATAATTTGAATATTTTTATCGGTTCTAATGGTTCAGGTAAAAGTAATTTTATTAGTTGTTTAAAATTTTTAAAAGATTGTTTAACTACTATTTCTGATGAAAGTCGGGGTGTTAGTAGTTTTGAAGATGCAGTGAGCAAAATTGGGGCTGAGAGAATTTTAGATAATAGTGTAGACAGTCCTGCGGTTATTAATTTTAGCTACTGTTTTTCTGCAATTGAACAAAATCATGAATTGAAAGATAAAAATATAAAACTTGAATTCAATATCTATGTTAATCGAAAACAGCATATATTGATTCTTGAGAGAGAAATTTTATCAGATTCATCTGGATTTTATTTTTATGTTTTTGATGTAAATAATAGAAATATATCAATTTCTGATCAAGAAGGGCAAAATCATGTGATAGAGTTTGATTCTAATTCTAATTATAATAGGATTTTTAAGAATGTTTCAGTTTTAGGGCTTGATGTACTTCCATTATTCCTTGAAAGCAGCAAATTACGTCCTTATTATACACCTGCTTATAAAATTAGAAGACATTTAATTGATTTTATTTCCAAATGGCAATTTTATAACGCCAATAATATGGACTTGAATCAAATCAGAACTTCAGAACCAAAAATAGGAGGAAGAGATATTTATTTATCTGCTTCTGGGGATAATTTACCTTTAGTTTTAGATAATTTAATTCAGGAAAATATTGACTTTGAAGATAGTATTAATCAAGCTATGAAGTCAATTTTGCCTAAAACTCGTCGCCTTCGTCCTATCCGTTCGGGAAGATTATCTTTAACTGTAGAATGGTATTTTGAGGATAGTAAAGAACCGTTTTATCTAAGTGAAATGTCTGATGGAACTGTGAGAATGTTATGTTGGGCGACTATTTTATATTCTCCTGTACTACCTTCATTATTAGTTATTGATGAACCAGAGTTAGGTTTGCACGTTTCCTGGATGCCAATTTTAGCAGAATGGATTAAACAAGCTGCTAGAAAAACTCAAATTATTATCACTACACATAGTCCTGATTTGTTGGATCATTTTACCGATTGTTTAGAAAATGTCTATTGCTTTTATTCTGAAAATCAAACCCACTTTTCAATAAAAAGACTTAATCAAGAAATGCTAAATGATAAACTAGAAGAAGGTTGGGAACTCGGTGATTTATACCGGGTTGGTGATCCGACTGTGGGAGGATGGCCATGGTAA
- a CDS encoding ABC transporter ATP-binding protein — MTSAVLIENLKKSYGTFEAVKDISFQVEPGEIFGLLGPNGAGKTTTLRSLCTLTTPDSGKIAVSGISVLDNPKLARQKLGYVAQEVALDKVLTGRELLQLQAALYHLPGKVIKERINNVLDLLGLQEYADKKTGTYSGGLRKRLDLAAGLLHSPDVLVLDEPTVGLDIESRFVVWEFLRKLRAAGTTVVITSHYLEEVDALADRVTIIDRGLVIATGTPSQLKDQVGGDRITLRIREFSPTEEAEKAKNILSALPFVQEIIINNAQGNSLNLVVTPQNDALITIQQALNKADLPIFGIAQSRPSLDDVYLAATGKTLMDAELAAVANRDPKAEKKQNMR; from the coding sequence ATGACCTCAGCGGTTTTAATCGAAAATCTAAAAAAAAGCTACGGTACTTTTGAAGCTGTTAAGGATATCTCCTTTCAGGTCGAACCAGGAGAAATCTTTGGTTTACTCGGTCCCAACGGTGCAGGAAAAACTACCACTCTCCGGTCTTTGTGTACCCTCACAACCCCCGACTCTGGCAAAATCGCAGTTTCGGGAATATCTGTTCTTGATAACCCTAAACTAGCACGTCAAAAGCTGGGTTATGTCGCTCAGGAAGTCGCTTTAGATAAGGTTTTAACTGGTCGAGAACTGCTACAACTGCAAGCAGCACTTTATCACCTCCCCGGTAAGGTTATCAAAGAACGCATTAATAATGTTTTAGACTTACTTGGTTTACAGGAATACGCAGATAAGAAAACTGGCACTTATTCCGGTGGTTTACGCAAGCGTTTAGACTTGGCCGCTGGTTTGTTACATTCTCCAGATGTCTTAGTTTTAGATGAACCCACTGTAGGACTTGACATAGAAAGCCGTTTTGTGGTATGGGAATTTTTACGAAAGTTACGCGCTGCGGGTACTACAGTTGTTATCACCAGCCACTATTTAGAAGAAGTTGACGCTTTAGCTGATCGTGTCACAATTATAGACCGGGGTTTGGTAATTGCTACGGGTACACCTTCTCAGTTAAAAGATCAAGTAGGAGGCGATCGCATTACTTTACGCATCCGCGAATTTTCACCCACCGAAGAAGCGGAAAAAGCCAAAAATATCCTCTCAGCCTTACCTTTTGTCCAAGAAATTATCATTAATAACGCCCAAGGTAACTCTTTAAATTTAGTAGTTACTCCCCAAAATGACGCTTTAATTACTATTCAACAAGCGTTAAATAAGGCAGATTTACCTATTTTTGGAATTGCCCAATCTCGTCCTAGTTTAGATGATGTTTATTTAGCTGCAACTGGTAAAACTTTAATGGATGCAGAATTAGCTGCTGTAGCAAATCGTGATCCAAAAGCTGAGAAAAAGCAAAATATGAGATAG